The region CAATTAAAATCATTAGCAAAGATACCAGATTTAATCCTTGAAGTAAAAAATAATAAAATTGATGGCTTAGTTATAGAAAAGCCAGTAGCTGCTGCATATACATATCGCAACAAAGACTTAATGTTAATGGATATTACATTCGAAGATGCAGAAGGCGGATCAGCAGTTGCAGTTAAAAAGGAAAATACTGATTTACTCGATGAAATAAATAAAACATTGGATACTCTAATGAGCAATGGAGATATAGAGAAATTTATAACAGAAGCTACAAAAATTGTAGATGACTTATAATAGAGAGATAGAATATAAAACTTTGAGTTATGGAGAACTAAACATATTATACAGGGAGTGATTGAAATGCATAGAAAAAATATTATTATTATAGGAGCAGCAGGGCGAGATTTTCATAACTTCAATACATATTACCGTAACAATGGTAATTATAGAGTTGTAGCTTTTACAGCAGCTCAAATACCTGATATCGACAATCGAAGATATCCTACTGAACTAGCAGGGAGTATGTATCCTGAAGGAATTCCAATATATTCTCAAGATCGATTAGGTGAATTAATTAAAGAATTTCAAGTAGATGAATGTGTTTTTGCATATAGTGATGTAAAATATGAAGATGTAATGGGTATAAGTGCAATTGTTAATGCAGAAGGTGCTGACTTTACGCTTCTTGGTTCTAAAAACACCATGCTAAAAAGTAGCAAACCTGTAATATCAATTTGTGCTGTTCGAACAGGTTGTGGAAAGAGCCAAACATCACGTAAAATTATTGAGATATTGATGGAACATAATCTTAAAGTAGTTGCAGTTAGACATCCAATGCCGTATGGTGATTTAGCTACACAAAGAATACAAAGATTTGCTACCGTAGAAGATTTAGAGAAGCATAATTGTACTGTTGAGGAAATGGAAGAATATGAACCCCATGTTGAACGTGGAAACATTATTTATGCTGGTGTAGATTATGAAAATATTTTAAGAGCAGCTGAAAATGATCCTGATGGCTGCGATGTCATTATATGGGATGGAGGAAATAATGATTTTTCGTTTTACCAATCTGATTTATCAGTTGTAGTGTTAGATCCACACCGCCCAGGGCACGAATTAAACTATTACGCAGGAGAAGTTAGTCTAAGAACTTCAGATATAGCAATTATTAATAAAATCGATAGTGCTGATCCAAGGGCAATAAAGCAAGTGGAAGAAAATATTAAACGTATTAATCCAAATGCTACTATTATTAAAGCAGAATCTAAGATTACTGTAGATAATCCAGATATAATTAAGGGAAAACGAGTCTTGGTTGTTGAAGATGGTCCTACTTTAACTCATGGAGAAATGAAACTGGGGGCTGGAATAATTGCAGCACAAAGATTTGAAGCAAAAGAATTAACAGACCCTCGTCCATATGCAGTAGGAAAACTAATTGAAACCTTTAATAGCTATACACATATTGGCACACTTCTTCCTGCAATGGGTTATGGTGAACAACAATTAAAAGACCTTGAAGAAACAATCAATAAAGCTGATAGCGATTCTATTATTATAGGTACACCAATTGATTTAAGTAGAGTTATTAATATTAATAAGCCTTATACACGTGTACATTACGAACTAGAAGAAGTGGGAAGTCCAAATCTTAAATCAATATTAAATGACTTTATCAAAGATTATAAACTTGGAAAATAGAGAGCGTATAAATATTCTTGTGCAAACTGATTTAAAAATCTCCTCATTGGATAACAATCTAAGGGGAGATTTTAAATTTATGTAGACCTAGCAGAGCAGATAAATAGAGTTTGCTCGATTAATGCTACATTGGTTGTTTTACTGAAATACGGGAAATACTAAAGTAGGTTAATGAAAGCTTTACAAAAAAGCATTATTTAGATATTATAATACCTGTAATATGAAAATGAGGGTGAAATTATGGAAGTTTACTTAGATAATGCAGCTACTACAAAACCAAGAAAAGAAGTAGTAGAAAGCATATTAAAATCATTGGAGGAGCAATATGCTAATCCTTCATCTTTACACAAAAAAGGAGTAGAAGTAGAAAAGGAAATAAAAAGAATAAGAAGAATAGTGGCTAAAGCATTAGGCTGTACAGATCAGGAGATAATTTTCACCTCTAGTGGTACAGAAGCAAATAATTTAGCTATTAGAGGAATAACTGATGCTTATAAAAGAAGTGGTAACCATATTATTACTTCGAAAATAGAGCATAAATCTGTTTTAAACACATTTAATGAGTTAGAAAAAAAAGATTTTAAAGTTACATATTTAGATGTAGATGAAAAAGGATTTATATCTACTGAACAGTTAAAAGATGCAATTAATAATAGCACAATTTTGGTTAGTATAATGTATGTTAACAATGAAATTGGAAGTATTCAGCCAATAGAAGAAATGAGTAAAATTATTAAAAGTATAAATCCCAAAACATTATTTCATGTAGATGGAGTACAGGCTTTTGGAAAAATTAAGTTTAACATAAAGGATATTAAGATTGATAGTTTTTCAATAAGCGGACATAAGATTCATGGGCCAAAGGGAATAGGCGCCTTATATATTAAAAAAGGAACTAAAATTAATCCAATATTAACTGGTGGAAGTCAGGAAATGGGTATTCGTTCAGGAACTGAAAATGTACCAGGTATATATGGATTAGGTGAGGCTGTTAAATTATCTATGGAAGATCAGGATAAGAACATCGAACACTTAAAGAAACTTAGAAATTACTTTATAGATACATTTAAAAGTCAAGTTGAAGGTATACATATAACATCTGAAAAGAATGATAATTTTGCACCACATATTATTAATGTTTGTTTTCCTGGAGTTAGAAGTGAAATTATGCTCCATAGCTTAGAGCAAGATGGGATTTATGTGTCGTCTGGTTCTGCTTGTTCATCTAAAAGAAAAGGATATAGCCATGTGCTAGAAGCAATAAATATGAAAGATGACTTAATTGATAGCGCACTTAGATTTAGCTTGTCTTATATAACTACCAAAAGCGAAATAGATTATGCAATAGAAAAGACGAAGGAACATTTTATTAACTTGAAAAGAATTATTAAGAGGTGATTATATAGTGGAAAATGTAGTAGTAATTCGTTATGGAGAAATAATGCTAAAGGGAAAAAACAAAAGATTTTTTGAAGATAAATTAGTAAGTCAAATTCGGCATGCATTGTCAGATTTAGGAAAACTTAGGGTATATAAAGCACATAGTCGGATTTATATAGATGTAGAAAACTACAATGTAAATGATATTACGGATAGAGCTAAAAGAGTATTCGGTGTTGTTTCCCTTAGCGTTGCCAAAAGATTTGAAGTAGATATGGATAAAATTAAAGAAATAGCACTTGATGAGCTTAAGGATAGAATATCTGAAAACAATAATATTAAAACATTTAAAGTAGAAAGTAAAAGAGGGGATAAGAGCTTTCCTATGCAGTCTTTAGAGATTAGCAGAGAAGTAGGAGGATACTTACTTGAAAATATAGAGAATATATCCGTTGATGTACATAATCCTGATGTGAGTATTCAAGTAGAAGTAAGAGATAAAGCCTTTGTTTTCAGCAATAAAATCAATGGTTTTGGAGGATTGCCTCTAGGAACTAATGGTAAGGCTCTACTACTTCTTTCGGGAGGAATAGACAGCCCAGTGGCAGGTTGGCTTGTTGGAAAAAGAGGAGTAGATATAGAAGCAATTCACTTCCATAGTTACCCTTTCACCAGTGACAGGGCCAAGGAAAAGGTAATAGATCTTGCAAAAATACTTTCTAGCTATTGTGGTAAGTTTAAGTTATATTCTATAAATTTATTACCTATTCAAAAAGAAATAAATGAGAAATGCCCAGAGGAAGAAATGACTATTCTTTCAAGAAGGTTTATGATGAAAATAGCAGAGAGAGTAGGAGTAGCAAACAACTGTGATGCCCTAGTAACAGGAGAAAGCATTGGACAAGTGGCAAGTCAAACTGTAAAGAGTCTTTATGTAACTAATGAATCTGTTGAAATGCCAGTATTTAGACCTTTAATAGCTATGGACAAGGTAGATATTATTGATTTAGCACATAAAATTGGAACATACGAAACATCAATACTACCATTTGAAGATTGCTGTACTGTATTTCTTCCAAAGCATCCAGTTACACAGCCTAAATTAGATAAAATTGTTAAATCTGAAAGCAAATTAGATGTAGAAGAGCTTATTAATGCAGCAATAGAAGATATGGAAGTAGAAATAATTACTATAGAAGATTAAAAAATATATAGACAACAGCTAAAAGGGAGGAGAATTTTTATGGATTCATTGACTCATTTTAATGAAGAAGGAAGAGCTAAAATGGTTGAAGTAGGGGATAAACTGAATACTAAAAGAGAAGCTGTAGCTAAAGGCAGTGTATATATGATGCCTGAAACATTAAAGAGAATTATAGATTATGATATAAAAAAAGGCGATGTTTTAGCTGTTTCGCAAGTAGCTGGTATAATGGCTGCTAAGAAAACAAGTGATCTTATCCCAATGTGCCATAATATTATTTTAACTGGTGCAGATATCAATTTTCATATAGATGAGGAAAATAATAAAATAGATATTGAAGCTGTAGTTAGAACAACTGGAAAAACTGGTGTAGAAATTGAGGCATTAACCGCTGTGTCTGTAACTGGGTTGACAATTTATGATATGTGTAAAGCTATAGATAAAAAAATGAAATTAACAGATGTAAGGCTAGTTAGGAAAACAGGTGGCAAATCTG is a window of Alkaliphilus flagellatus DNA encoding:
- the thiI gene encoding tRNA uracil 4-sulfurtransferase ThiI gives rise to the protein MENVVVIRYGEIMLKGKNKRFFEDKLVSQIRHALSDLGKLRVYKAHSRIYIDVENYNVNDITDRAKRVFGVVSLSVAKRFEVDMDKIKEIALDELKDRISENNNIKTFKVESKRGDKSFPMQSLEISREVGGYLLENIENISVDVHNPDVSIQVEVRDKAFVFSNKINGFGGLPLGTNGKALLLLSGGIDSPVAGWLVGKRGVDIEAIHFHSYPFTSDRAKEKVIDLAKILSSYCGKFKLYSINLLPIQKEINEKCPEEEMTILSRRFMMKIAERVGVANNCDALVTGESIGQVASQTVKSLYVTNESVEMPVFRPLIAMDKVDIIDLAHKIGTYETSILPFEDCCTVFLPKHPVTQPKLDKIVKSESKLDVEELINAAIEDMEVEIITIED
- a CDS encoding cyclic 2,3-diphosphoglycerate synthase produces the protein MHRKNIIIIGAAGRDFHNFNTYYRNNGNYRVVAFTAAQIPDIDNRRYPTELAGSMYPEGIPIYSQDRLGELIKEFQVDECVFAYSDVKYEDVMGISAIVNAEGADFTLLGSKNTMLKSSKPVISICAVRTGCGKSQTSRKIIEILMEHNLKVVAVRHPMPYGDLATQRIQRFATVEDLEKHNCTVEEMEEYEPHVERGNIIYAGVDYENILRAAENDPDGCDVIIWDGGNNDFSFYQSDLSVVVLDPHRPGHELNYYAGEVSLRTSDIAIINKIDSADPRAIKQVEENIKRINPNATIIKAESKITVDNPDIIKGKRVLVVEDGPTLTHGEMKLGAGIIAAQRFEAKELTDPRPYAVGKLIETFNSYTHIGTLLPAMGYGEQQLKDLEETINKADSDSIIIGTPIDLSRVININKPYTRVHYELEEVGSPNLKSILNDFIKDYKLGK
- the moaC gene encoding cyclic pyranopterin monophosphate synthase MoaC; the encoded protein is MDSLTHFNEEGRAKMVEVGDKLNTKREAVAKGSVYMMPETLKRIIDYDIKKGDVLAVSQVAGIMAAKKTSDLIPMCHNIILTGADINFHIDEENNKIDIEAVVRTTGKTGVEIEALTAVSVTGLTIYDMCKAIDKKMKLTDVRLVRKTGGKSGDFIIED
- a CDS encoding cysteine desulfurase family protein; this translates as MEVYLDNAATTKPRKEVVESILKSLEEQYANPSSLHKKGVEVEKEIKRIRRIVAKALGCTDQEIIFTSSGTEANNLAIRGITDAYKRSGNHIITSKIEHKSVLNTFNELEKKDFKVTYLDVDEKGFISTEQLKDAINNSTILVSIMYVNNEIGSIQPIEEMSKIIKSINPKTLFHVDGVQAFGKIKFNIKDIKIDSFSISGHKIHGPKGIGALYIKKGTKINPILTGGSQEMGIRSGTENVPGIYGLGEAVKLSMEDQDKNIEHLKKLRNYFIDTFKSQVEGIHITSEKNDNFAPHIINVCFPGVRSEIMLHSLEQDGIYVSSGSACSSKRKGYSHVLEAINMKDDLIDSALRFSLSYITTKSEIDYAIEKTKEHFINLKRIIKR